ACGTCCGCCACGACGCTCAGCGCGTCGTGCAGGGAGCGCTCCATCTCGTCCACGACATGCTCCGTGCCGCCGCGAATCAGGATGGAAACGGCCCTCGCGCCCTCGCAGCCGGTGACGAAGGTCATCAGATCGCTGCCGACCCTGACCTCCTCGACCAGCCCGGCCTTGCCGAGGTCCTCTTTGGTGATGTCCCGAATTCGGGAGACAATGGAGCCGCCGGTCGCCCTCGCGAGCTTCTCCATGTCGGACTTCTTGACCCTCCTGACCGCGAGCACGCCCGCCCTCGCGAGGAAGTGCTGGGCCATGTCGTCTATGCCCCTCTGGCTCACGACCACATTGGCCCCGGTCGCCAGCACATCGTCCACCATCTTCTTGAGCGTGCCCTCCTCCTCCGCCAGGAAGGCCTGCAGCTTCTCGGGCGCCTCTACGGTGATTTTCGCGTCCACCTCGGTCTTCTTGATCTCGAGCGCGCAGTCGAGGAGGGCGATTCTGGCGTCCTTCACCCTCTTCGGCATCGCCGCGTGGACGACCTCCTTGTCGAGAATGACACCCTCGAACATTTTCGTGTCGCGCGCGGACCCGCCGTGCTTCTTTATTACGAGAATGTTGTCCAGATCCGCCCTGACCCTCCCCCTCCTCTCCTCCGCTATCGCAAGGACCGACTTTACAGCGAGGTCCGCGAGCTGCTCCCTGACGCCCGAGACGCTCTTGCTCATCATGGCGGTCATTGCCACGCTCTTCAGTTTCTCGGTGTCCCTCCTGTCCACCGGCTCCGCGAGCGCTTCCAGAGCCTTGAGGGCCCTCTCGGAGGCCATCCTGTAGCCCGCGGTGATGGTTGTCGGGTGGATGTTCTTGTCAAGGAGCTCCTCGGCGCGCCTGAGAAGCTCGCCCGCGAGTATGACCGCGGTCGTCGTCCCGTCGCCCGACTCCTGGTCCTGCACCTTCGCGACCTCGACCAGCATCTTGGCCGCGGGGTGCTGGACGTCCACCTCCTTCAGAATCGTGGCGCCGTCGTTGGTGATTACTATATCGCCAAGACTGTCCACGAGCATCTTGTCCATACCCTTCGGGCCGAGCGTGCTGCGGACCGCGTCCGCGATCGCAAGCGCGGCCGCGATGTTGTTGTGGTGCGCGCCCCTGCCCCTTTCCCTCTGCGTCCCCTCCTTGAGAATGAGCACCGGCTGTCCCGACATCATTGATATTCCTCCGGGGGTGGGGGATATAAATGCGGTTCTATATATAGTTTGCTGTTATTGGCCCTTACACGGGTCCCGGCCCCTCCGGCCCCCCTCTGGACCGTCGGAGCAGCCGGGCACGCGTGGCGCAGCCGTGGACCCGCGCCCGGGCGGCCCGCTCGCTCCTCCATGGCGGTCAGGGAGCCTCACACCTATCACGAATTCCGGGGGCGCTATCTGTGCCTCCTCCTCAGCGCCAGATAGCCCGCGGCGGCGGCCCCCGCGATGATTATGATGATTGCCACCAGCAGGAGCCAGTCAGTCTTCTCAGACGGGGTTTGAGGCGGCGGCTTCGGCGGCGAGTAGCTCAGCACGAGCTCCGTCGTGTTGATATTCCCGGCCGCGTTGCGGGCCTCGATAACAAACCGATTCTCCCCCTTCTCCAGAACTACCGGCAGCGCAAATATTCCCCCGGTGCCGCCGACGGGCTCGCCATTGACGGTCACGGCCGCCCCCGGCTCGCTCTGAATTCTCAGCTCGCCTCTTGTGATCTTCAGGATATTCAATGGGGACTTGCCGGCGCAGGTGGCGCTCACCGGCGCACCCTCCCCGCCCTCCAGCGCCTCCAGAGCCAGAGCGCTCCGGCCGCCCCGAGCGCGCACGCCACAATCACCAGCGCCGACAGCGCGGCCCCGGCGAGCGGGCCCCCTTCCCCCGAAGGCCTGTAGACAATTCTCGCCACCGCCTCCGCCTCGTTCCCGGCGCGGTCGCTCACCACGACATAAACCGTTTTCGTACCGTGGCCGCCCGGTAGCGTCCAGTTCCTCTCCGTGCTGAATGGCTCCCACTCCGTGTAATTGACCCCGTCATTGCTGAGGCGCATCCTTTCCGGCCCGGAGAGCTCGTCGCTCGCCGATACCGTCAGGCGGACGAGCCTCCGCTCCGTATATCGCGCCCCGCCGTTGACGAGGACCGAGACATTCACCGGAGGAGTCCTGTCAATGTAAATCGTCACCCGCGCATCGCGACTGTTCCCCGCAGCATCCAGCGCCCTCACGGTGACCTCATGGACACCGTCCCCAACTCCCTCCGCCCTCCACGGACTCGTCGCCTTCATGAACGACCCGCCGCCCACCTGAAGCTCGTAGCCCGCAATCCCGCTCAGCCCGTCGCTCGTGTTGAACCGGACCTCCGGCGGCGTATTTGTCCAGCCCCCGGGAACCACCACGGGCTCGAAGGGCATCGGGGGCGTCCTGTCGACGAGGGCGGTGGCAGTCCCCTCGACAAAATTCCCGGCCCTGTCGAAGGCCCTCACGACGATTGTGTGGGCGCCATCGCCCAGATTTGCCGGCACGAAGGGGCTGGTCTGCACAGAGAAGTCCCCCCCGTCCACGCTGACCTCGTGGCGCTCGACCCCGCTCAGGCCATCCTCCGCAACGAAAACAACCACAGGGTCCCCGTTCGTCCATCCGGAGGGCTCCACCGAGAGCCCCAGAAATTCCGGGGCCGTCCTGTCGATATATACAGTGACATTAGCTTCGCGGAAGTTTCCCGCGCGGTCGTGGGCCCTGACGACGACGTTGTGGGTTCCGTCGCTCAGGTCAGGAAGGACGCACGGGCTACTATGGACAGTGAAGGGCCCGCCGTCCACGGAGACCTCGTAGCGCTCGACTCCGCTCAGCCTGTCCTCCGCATTGAAGAATATCTGCGGAGCGCTCCTCGTCCAGCACGGGGGGGACGCCAGCGGCTCGAAGGGCTCCGGAGGGCTCCGGTCTATGTATATCTCCACCCTCCCGTCCCTGAAGTTCCCGGCCCTGTCAAAGGCCCTGACCACGACCTCGTGAGCGCCCTCGCCCGGGTCGGGCGGCGTGAAGGGGTTCTCCTGAAACGCGTAGGCCTCGCCGTCGATGAAAAACTCGTAGCGGTCGATGCCGCTTGCGTCGTCCGATGTGGAGTAAGAAATGGACGGAACCACACTCGTCCAGCCGGAGGGCGCGGCCTCCGGAGCGAAGGGGCGGGGGGGCGTCGCGTCCAGCCAGAGCTCGCGCGCCTCGCTGAACGGCCCCCAGTCGCCGTCCCTGTCCCTCGTCCTGACCCTCCAGTACCAGACGCCGTCCTTGATTGAAATGGAGGGGGCGTGGGAGGTGTTCCCCGACTCGACCTCCCCGCTCGTGTACAGCGCCGGGGAGAATTTCAGGCTCCGGTCGAGCTGGAGTTCGTAGCCGCCCTGTACGGAGGAGTCGGCGTCTCTGAATATCCATGTAAAAACCGGCCTGCTAACATTGGTCCATTTCTTTTCCGGTGGACTCACCAGCGCGGGCGCCTCGGGAATGCGATTGTATGTTATGACAACTTTATATAGCGAGGGCGTCAGGGACTGGTTCTCCGTCTTCAAAAGCGCCCTGTACTGGAACCACCTCGCGCCGTGCGGGACGCCATGGATTGTGGAGTTCTCGGTGTAATATGAATCGGGAGTTCCGTCCGGGCCGACGAAGTCCGCAGACTGGAGCGCGCTCTCGCTCTCAGCCGCGCGGAGCTGGAAGAGAATGGAGGTCCCGGGCGGCGCGGCCGCTGTCCAGCAGAGCGCCACAAGCCGCGAGGGGCCGCCGAGGTCGAGGTAGGGGGAGCGGTAGGTGCCGTTCCAAAGGTAGGGAGAAAAGCTGTAGACCCACGTATCGTTCAGCACATTACCGCTTGAAAAATTATAGCCTCCGAATAAAACGACAAGGTCTTTATTTTTTACCGGCGCCATCGCAGTCGTACTCCGGCCCGGCGGTTTGTCTGATGGTTCTCTTAAATACCATTGATCATCCCCGGCGTCATATATCCATGTTTCCGCCCAGTCAATATTTGGAGCAAGCAGGCAGCCCCCGAACATGATGGCTTTATCATCAAAAAATACGGTCGCTTCCGTTTGCCTCCATCTGGCAGAAGGAGGGTTCGATTGCGACCGCAGGCTCCACCTGTTCTCGCTTGTATCATATACCCAAGTCTCATTCGTGAATTCATAATCGTTATATCCGCCGAACATTACAAATTTATCGTCATTCCATATAGCAGCCATTGAATGATCACTTCTTTTTCCGGGATTGCCTTCAGTAGCAAGAAAGCACCATTGATTTGTCTTGATATCGTATCTCCAGAAATCCGAGAGATATCCTCCAGCATGGGCTCTACCTCCGTAAAGAAAGATTCCGGAGTCATTAATGCTCGAGGCCATGGCATGCCCCCAGCGAGAGGGATAGGGGTGAACGCCGGTGTCGATAAGAAACCATTGATTCTCACTCAGGTCGTACACCCATGTTCCATTGATATTCGAATCGGTCATATTGTTCGAATGCCCGCCGTAAAGCACCACCTTATCGTCACCCCAGATGGTCGCCATCGCGTGAGCGTATCTTCCTGAGGGGTCGCGCGGGGGAAACGTGTGGGTCCAGGTATTTTCGCTCAAATCGTAGACCCATGTGTCATTGAGTAGAATCCATCCGCTGTATTCTTTGCTCAGTCCTCCATAGAGGATTATTTTATCGTCATTGCCGATCGCGGCCATCGCGTGCCAGCACCTTGGAGCGGGAGAAACCGACGGGGCCCTTTCTTTCCAGACCCCCGTCAGGTTGAGATCTAGTTCAATGCGGGCGTCGGTGCCAGTGCCTCGGATCAGACAATTCTCAAAGAGGCAGCCCGTTCCATTGAAATCCATGTCATTGCTCGTTATTGTCGGAGATATTGTCGAATGGTCTGAGGAACTTTCCAGAGATGTCGTTAAGGATGCGAATAGTATCATATGCGCCATCATCAATATTTGTGCTCTCCTGCGCGGCATTTACTCCTCCGTCCCGCCATTTATTGATTCCAGTATTTCGATATTGATACATATATTAACTTTGATATATTCATCTAATTGTTAAATCAAACTTGTTTTTGCTCGGGAATTACTTTCGCTCCTGTTTCCGCGGCCCGCGTTGCGTTTCTAAGAGCCCCGCCCCTACTCCTCCTCGTCCCTCTTTGGCCCCACCGGCTCGCGCTCGACCCTGCGAGCGATTCTCTCCCTTATCGCCCTCTCGGCCTCGTCCAGCATCGGGTCGATGTCCACGCCCGAGGCGCGCGCGATGAGGAGCGCCGCGATCTCGGGCTCGAGCCCCAGCTCCTCCCGCCTTTTGTTTATCTCGGCCATCACTGCGGGCCTCTCCCTCCCCGATTTCTTTGCGATGTCGTCCGCGATGCGCGTCAGGAGCGTCTCCGGCATTGGCGATGGCCCTGCCGTCAGGATAGAGGCCGAGGGCCTGAAGCCCGGCGGGAGCTCGACGCTCCTGTGGTTGAAGGTCGGCGTGACTGCCTTCCCCTCGCGCCTGACCAGCCCGGCCCGTAGCGCGGTCTCGAGCAGCCTCATTGCGTCCGAGTAGTTGAACCAGCGTAGGTCCATCGATGCCGAGAAGACGAACTCCCTGTCCGTCAGGAAGTCCTTGGCCTTCCGCCTGAATATCAGAGCCACGGCGCGCCTGAGCTCCTCCGTCTCGCTCGCGCGGCCCCCGCCTCCCGCCTCCGCGGACAAGAGTCTCACCCCGCTTCCTTCACGATGGACAAAAGGCTGAGCAGTGCGCCCTTCGCGCCCGCCGCCTTTATCGCCGGAAGGTCGTCCTGCATCACGCCACCGCCGACATAGAGCTCGAGCGGCCCCCTCGTGAGCTCTGAGATGATTCGCGCCTCGATGGGCTTCCTCGAGTTGCTTCGGCCAAGGTCGTTAAAGAATATCCTTTTCAGGCCTAGGTTACGCGAGATGTCGAGCAGCGTCCGGGGGCTCAGATGCTTTAGCTGCTCGTCGAAAGCCACTACCCGGCCCTCCCAGTCTATTCCGAGCGAGACCTCCTCTGTGTCGCCCAGGGCCTTCGAGAGCTCCTCGACTCCCGCCAGCGTCTTGGTGCCGAAGACCACGTGGGCCGCGCCCGCGACGAGCACGTCGAGCGCGGTCTCCGCCTTCCTGACGCCCGGGTCCACCCATATCTCGCCCGCCTCCGAGAGCTCCTGGAGCAGCCGGAGCTGGGGCTCGCCGGTCTCTATGCCGGTGATGTCTACTATGAAGGCTCTCTCATAGCTCTCCATCAGCTGCTCGACGAAAGAGGCGGGGTCGAGGGGTCTGCCGCTCTCGTCCTCGAGCCTCTCGTACCGGCCTCCCCTGACGATAACGATTTCGCCGTCGAGGACGGACACGGCGGGCATCACGTCGAACCCCCGCTCCTGCGTTTGAATCACCGGGGAAGCATCTGCGCCGTTATATTTAAAGAGAGCGAAGGAGCGGCGACCGCCGACGCGCGAGCGATTTCGCCGGGGGCGTGTGGCGCCGCATTCGCGCGGGCAGAGAGTCCCCGCCGGGGCACCGTTTCGCCCCGATGCCGGACAGTCGCGCAGTTTGAAAGGGGATATCGGGAGCCCCACCCATAAAATATATATTAAGGCGCACCGGTTAAGCGCCGAAGGTGCAGGGATGTACTCAGAGAAGGTCATGGACCACTTCATGAACCCGCGCAACATGGGCGAGATGAAGGACGCGGACGGCGTCGGGAAGGTGGGGAACCCGACCTGCGGGGATCTGATGTTTGTTTACATAAAGGTTAAGGACGACGTCATCACTGACATCAAGTTCAAGACCTTCGGCTGCGGCGCTGCGATCGCGACGAGCAGCATGGTGACAGAGCTCGCGAAGGGCAAGACGCTCGACGAGGCGCTGAGAATCACTAGGGCCGACATCGCAAGCGAGCTCGGAGGCCTTCCACCGGTCAAGATGCACTGCTCCAATCTTGCCGCGGACGCTCTCCACGCCGCAATAAAGGACTATCTGGAGAAGAATGGCCGGGACGCCTCGCACATAAAGGTCAGGACGGAGGTCGAGTGCCACCTCGAGAAGGCCGGGTCCAGGTGAAAAATTGGAGCTCGTCGAGATTCAGCCCTGCACTGAGGAGGGGCTCGTCACGCTCGAGGCCTGGCTGGGGGGCAGGGAGTGCGCCGCGTTCTTCGACCCAGTGCTCCTCTGCCGCCTCCTCCTCGCCTCCCCCTTCTTCGAGAGCATTCGCTGCTCGGACCAGATGGGCTACGGAATCGCGGAGAGGGGGGGCCAGAGGGTCCATGTGTTCAGGACGGGAAAGTTGATCGTCCGGAGGGCGCCGGGGAGGGAGAGCGCCATGGAGGCCCTGAGGCTGACGGGGAGGTGCCTCTGGGGGGCAATGGTCCGCGCCTCCGGGAGGACGGTGCTCGATGAGCTCCTCACCGGGGAGAGCGCGGGGGAGCTGCCCCCTCCGCCGGGCTCCGGAGACATCACTGGAGGAGCCGCGCTCGGCCTTGGAGAGGCTCTCAGGACGGCAAGGGCCCTGCCTTCATGGAAGAGCGTCGAGGGAGGGCTGGAGATTCTCAGAACCCTCCTCGACGAGCTGGCGAGCTCCGGTGAGGCCGCGGAAAGGGCCGAGCGCCAGAGGCGCGCCGAGGCCCACTTTCTCGACTTCGCGGGTGGCGCGGAGGACGCGAGGCCCGCTTCCGTCGCTCTCGTCTTTCTGGCGCTCTCGCTCTCGCTCGAGAGGGCCGCGGCCGCTCTCGAGGCCATCCCAGCCGACGACAGAAAGGGGATGTGGGCGGCGATGGCCGAGGTGCTCGAGGCCGTCGCTTCGGGCCGAGCGTCCGAGAGGAATAGGCTCGAGGAGAGAATTCTCGTGGAGGCCAGGGAGGAGGAGCTGGCCCCGGAGGTCTTTCTCGCGCCGCTCAACCTCCTCTCTGTGAGACTCCCGGGTCCCGGAAAGCCTGCTGGCTGAGAGCTCAGGAGCCGGCCTGGAGGAGCGAGACCAGCCCCCGGAGCGGGATGTCAACAAGACGCGGCCTGTGGCGGGCCTCATAGAGGATTTCGTAGAGCGCCTTCTGAATCATCCAGACGCGGACGGACACCATGAGCCCCCTCATCCCCTTCCTTCTCACCGAGCGCGGGCAGGAGGAGAGGTATCCTTCGACAAAAGCATCGGAGACCCCCTTCTCCCAATCCGCCGCGCGGGCCTCCGCCTCCCTCCACGACGCACCCGTGGGGTGGAATTCTCCTTCGCCGCCTCCTGCCCCTTCCCCCGCATCCTTCCCCGGAAACCTCCCGCCTCTTCCCTGCCCCGCGCGAGCGGCCCTGAGGGCCAGAGCGGAGGCGTATGAG
This is a stretch of genomic DNA from Thermoplasmata archaeon. It encodes these proteins:
- the thsB gene encoding thermosome subunit beta, yielding MMSGQPVLILKEGTQRERGRGAHHNNIAAALAIADAVRSTLGPKGMDKMLVDSLGDIVITNDGATILKEVDVQHPAAKMLVEVAKVQDQESGDGTTTAVILAGELLRRAEELLDKNIHPTTITAGYRMASERALKALEALAEPVDRRDTEKLKSVAMTAMMSKSVSGVREQLADLAVKSVLAIAEERRGRVRADLDNILVIKKHGGSARDTKMFEGVILDKEVVHAAMPKRVKDARIALLDCALEIKKTEVDAKITVEAPEKLQAFLAEEEGTLKKMVDDVLATGANVVVSQRGIDDMAQHFLARAGVLAVRRVKKSDMEKLARATGGSIVSRIRDITKEDLGKAGLVEEVRVGSDLMTFVTGCEGARAVSILIRGGTEHVVDEMERSLHDALSVVADVVEDGKVYTGAGAAAMELSRELRELAASSGGREQLAIEAYADALEGIPRALAENSGLDPIDVLIDLRRAHAQGQKHAGVNVFTGKVEDMRAHNVVEPLRVGRQVLKSATEAATMILRIDDIIAAKDFTKEAEEKEKEKRGGGGGGGYCPPGGCGIGG
- a CDS encoding kelch repeat-containing protein, translating into MPRRRAQILMMAHMILFASLTTSLESSSDHSTISPTITSNDMDFNGTGCLFENCLIRGTGTDARIELDLNLTGVWKERAPSVSPAPRCWHAMAAIGNDDKIILYGGLSKEYSGWILLNDTWVYDLSENTWTHTFPPRDPSGRYAHAMATIWGDDKVVLYGGHSNNMTDSNINGTWVYDLSENQWFLIDTGVHPYPSRWGHAMASSINDSGIFLYGGRAHAGGYLSDFWRYDIKTNQWCFLATEGNPGKRSDHSMAAIWNDDKFVMFGGYNDYEFTNETWVYDTSENRWSLRSQSNPPSARWRQTEATVFFDDKAIMFGGCLLAPNIDWAETWIYDAGDDQWYLREPSDKPPGRSTTAMAPVKNKDLVVLFGGYNFSSGNVLNDTWVYSFSPYLWNGTYRSPYLDLGGPSRLVALCWTAAAPPGTSILFQLRAAESESALQSADFVGPDGTPDSYYTENSTIHGVPHGARWFQYRALLKTENQSLTPSLYKVVITYNRIPEAPALVSPPEKKWTNVSRPVFTWIFRDADSSVQGGYELQLDRSLKFSPALYTSGEVESGNTSHAPSISIKDGVWYWRVRTRDRDGDWGPFSEARELWLDATPPRPFAPEAAPSGWTSVVPSISYSTSDDASGIDRYEFFIDGEAYAFQENPFTPPDPGEGAHEVVVRAFDRAGNFRDGRVEIYIDRSPPEPFEPLASPPCWTRSAPQIFFNAEDRLSGVERYEVSVDGGPFTVHSSPCVLPDLSDGTHNVVVRAHDRAGNFREANVTVYIDRTAPEFLGLSVEPSGWTNGDPVVVFVAEDGLSGVERHEVSVDGGDFSVQTSPFVPANLGDGAHTIVVRAFDRAGNFVEGTATALVDRTPPMPFEPVVVPGGWTNTPPEVRFNTSDGLSGIAGYELQVGGGSFMKATSPWRAEGVGDGVHEVTVRALDAAGNSRDARVTIYIDRTPPVNVSVLVNGGARYTERRLVRLTVSASDELSGPERMRLSNDGVNYTEWEPFSTERNWTLPGGHGTKTVYVVVSDRAGNEAEAVARIVYRPSGEGGPLAGAALSALVIVACALGAAGALWLWRRWRAGRVRR
- a CDS encoding DUF2240 family protein, with protein sequence MRLLSAEAGGGGRASETEELRRAVALIFRRKAKDFLTDREFVFSASMDLRWFNYSDAMRLLETALRAGLVRREGKAVTPTFNHRSVELPPGFRPSASILTAGPSPMPETLLTRIADDIAKKSGRERPAVMAEINKRREELGLEPEIAALLIARASGVDIDPMLDEAERAIRERIARRVEREPVGPKRDEEE
- a CDS encoding HisA/HisF-related TIM barrel protein — encoded protein: MIQTQERGFDVMPAVSVLDGEIVIVRGGRYERLEDESGRPLDPASFVEQLMESYERAFIVDITGIETGEPQLRLLQELSEAGEIWVDPGVRKAETALDVLVAGAAHVVFGTKTLAGVEELSKALGDTEEVSLGIDWEGRVVAFDEQLKHLSPRTLLDISRNLGLKRIFFNDLGRSNSRKPIEARIISELTRGPLELYVGGGVMQDDLPAIKAAGAKGALLSLLSIVKEAG
- the nifU gene encoding Fe-S cluster assembly scaffold protein NifU, which translates into the protein MYSEKVMDHFMNPRNMGEMKDADGVGKVGNPTCGDLMFVYIKVKDDVITDIKFKTFGCGAAIATSSMVTELAKGKTLDEALRITRADIASELGGLPPVKMHCSNLAADALHAAIKDYLEKNGRDASHIKVRTEVECHLEKAGSR